A single window of Venturia canescens isolate UGA chromosome 3, ASM1945775v1, whole genome shotgun sequence DNA harbors:
- the LOC122408454 gene encoding putative uncharacterized protein DDB_G0272516 produces the protein MAENKEQIDSATGDSGFQNPEHEIQLNDFTTTLPPPGAGDIFNESRANFGEDFENKIDENKEERLEEFGTPKSDRVKINTVEVNNQLLINLIESIQEMKSQMQCMANEAAKNNQAYHELKTECSSRLTVMEAKIASDVHKMYDPIKRHVTGLTRIVQENEAKSAVVEVNVAQIQLDVSAIKKRVENLENTDKLHSPNTESTRIHPRLKEIPEEQEEDEDSEDDEEQQQRPTFRNEMTSTNKIKIKPPTFDGSSNKRPIKFIKEFRHYCEVTNPTFTEMKYLLSQSLEKAAKEWWELVEDQVNSFEDIEKRFTNRFWSHDVQRRVRKDLEFGKYPEKPGKLTKVEYATRTFGAARDLIPPPSDPDIVASLSQHFTEEIRATIISRGFETLEQLIEFLEKLDQSGPVNTGTEEGKPQNQKPNNDKNEQRPFKMPPQNNWNNNGYQNNNNFNRGNQNWQNNRQNWNQNNGGFQNNRSNNGGGYQNNSWNQQQNRGYNPNYNQRPNNSNFNRNQQNGGQNRGNNRPNYNPPQNQNQNWGSPNQNRGPPQNNGGYRPPANNNTQQPPIQTIEAQIEPLPSTSKAGNA, from the coding sequence ATGGCtgaaaataaagaacaaaTTGATAGCGCCACTGGCGATTCGGGATTTCAAAATCCAGAGcatgaaattcaattaaacGATTTCACGACCACGTTGCCTCCACCCGGTGCGGGggatattttcaatgaatctaGAGCTAACTTTGGggaagattttgaaaataaaattgatgagaataaagaagaaaGATTAGaggaatttggcacgccgaaaTCCGATCGGGTTAAAATCAACACTGTAGAAGTAAACAATCAGTTGCTAATTAATTTAATAGAATCTATCCAAGAGATGAAATCCCAGATGCAGTGCATGGCCAACGAAGCCGCGAAAAATAACCAGGCGTATCATGAATTAAAAACAGAGTGTTCAAGCAGATTAACAGTGATGGAAGCTAAAATTGCTAGTGACGTACACAAAATGTATGATCCAATCAAACGCCATGTTACGGGTCTCACTAGAATTGTACAGGAGAACGAGGCCAAAAGTGCCGTTGTAGAGGTAAACGTAGCCCAAATCCAACTTGACGTgagtgcaataaaaaaaagggtcGAAAATCTGGAAAATACGGACAAATTACACAGTCCAAATACAGAAAGCACCCGGATCCATCCACGATTGAAGGAAATTCCGGAAGAACAGGAAGAAGATGAAGATTCGGAGGACGATGAGGAACAACAGCAGAGGCCAACTTTCCGAAACGAGATGACGTCAaccaacaaaattaaaatcaagCCTCCAACATTCGATGGATCGAGCAATAAACGACcgattaaattcataaaagaaTTTCGGCATTATTGCGAGGTGACGAACCCGACGTTCACCGAAATGAAGTACTTGCTCAGCCAATCACTTGAGAAAGCCGCCAAGGAATGGTGGGAACTGGTCGAGGACCAGGTTAATAGTTTTgaagacatcgaaaaacgatTTACAAATCGATTTTGGAGTCACGACGTGCAACGAAGAGTGCGTAAAGACCTGGAATTCGGGAAATATCCTGAAAAGCCAGGCAAATTAACAAAAGTGGAATATGCAACTCGGACGTTCGGAGCGGCCCGTGATTTGATTCCACCACCGAGCGATCCGGATATTGTTGCATCCCTTTCGCAGCACTTTACCGAGGAGATAAGAGCGACAATCATAAGTCGTGGGTTCGAAACCCTCGAGCAGTTGATCGAGTTTCTGGAAAAACTCGATCAAAGTGGGCCTGTCAACACGGGAACTGAGGAAGGAAAACCTCAAAATCAAAAACCaaacaatgataaaaatgagcaACGGCCATTCAAAATGCCTCCGCAAAATAACTGGAACAACAATGGTTACCAGAACAACAATAATTTCAATCGCGGAAATCAAAACTGGCAAAATAATCGCCAAAATTGGAACCAGAACAACGGAGGATTCCAAAATAACCGAAGTAACAATGGTGGCGGTTACCAAAACAACAGTTGGAATCAGCAACAAAATAGGGGCTACAATCCCAACTATAACCAGCGGCCGAATAACAGCAATTTCAATCGGAATCAACAAAATGGCGGGCAAAACAGAGGAAACAATCGCCCAAATTACAATCCTccacaaaatcaaaatcaaaattgggGTTCGCCAAACCAAAATAGAGGACCACCTCAAAACAACGGGGGATATCGGCCACCTGCGAATAATAATACGCAGCAACCACCGATTCAAACGATTGAGGCGCAAATAGAACCTCTACCATCTACATCGAAAGCGGGAAACGCGTAG